From the Achromobacter xylosoxidans A8 genome, the window GCCACCACCGTTCGTCCGCTACGCCGGCCGACCATGCGCCCGGCGAGCGCCAAGGATGCCGCAGCTGCGGCGCCAGCGGCCAGCCGACGGCCGACGCCTTCGTCGGACGACGATTGGGAGTCTTTCTGACGGAGGGATCCGTCAGCGCAGCACATGCAGTAAAGCTACCCCCCCTATTTACGGCCTGGCGGCAAGAATGCCGCCGGGACGACTACCGGAATATACGGAAATGTTTAGCAATCTGAAGGTGCGCACGGGCTTGATGCTTGCCCAGTTGGCCGTCGCTTTGGCCGCGCTGGTGTCCATCGTCCTGGGCTGGAACAGCATGCGAGCCAACTCCGAGGCGATCAACGCCTTGGACAGTTTGAGCGTTCAGCAGGCCAATCTGATCAAGGACGCATACACGCAGATGCTGCGCGCCACGATACGCGCCGACATTGCCGCTGCGCAGCGGGCCACGGGCGACGCCAGCGGCGCCAGCGAGAACACGCGCACGGTGCAGCAATTGGTTGCGGATGCCAAGAAGAAGATGGAGACCTTCAAGACCATTCCAAAGACCACGGCAGTCGGCAAGAGCGCCGAAGGCGACCTCATTTCGTCGTTCAACGGCTTTGCCGACGCGCTGCAAGCCATGATGTCGGCCTTGGACAAGGGCGATTCGGCGGCCTACCTGGATCTGAAGAACACCCGGGCGGGCGCCGCGAGCGGGGCGTTTTCGAAGCAATTGACCGAATTCGCCAAGGACATTACCTCTTATAGCGAAGAGATGGTGTCGTCGTCGCGCTCGCAGGCGGCGACGATGGCCATTGTGTACGTTGTGCTGGCCGTGCTGATCGTAGCCGTATGGCTGGGCGCTTTCCTGTTCATGAACCGCGTGGTCCTGCGCCCCTTGCGCGCCGTCAGCGACAGTTTCGACAAGATCGCCGGCGGTGACCTGACCGTCCGCGTGGATGTGGCCTCGACCAACGAGATAGGCACGCTGATGGCGGCGGTCAAGCGCATGCAGGAAAGCCTGACGCGCACCGTGGCGTCGGTGCGCCGCGGGGTGGACGAGATCAACGTGGGCTCGCGCGAGATTTCCGCAGGCAATACGGATCTGTCCAGCCGTACGGAAGAACAGGCGGCTTCGCTGGAGCAAACCGCGGCATCGATGGAGCAACTGGCTTCGACCGTGAAGCAGAACGCGGACAATGCGCGCCAGGCTAACCAATTGGCGGCCAGCGCCTCCGACGTGGCCGAGCGCGGCGGTTCGGCGGTGTCGGAAGTGGTCAACACCATGCAGGAAATTTCGGCCAGCTCGCGCAAGATTTCCGAGATCGTGTCGGTGATCGACGGCATCGCCTTCCAGACCAACATCCTGGCGCTGAACGCCGCGGTGGAAGCAGCACGCGCAGGCGAGCAGGGCAAGGGCTTTGCGGTGGTGGCGGGCGAAGTCCGTTCGCTGGCGCAGCGCAGCGCCCAGGCGGCCAAGGAGATCAAGGGCCTGATCGAGGATTCGGTGACCAAGGTCGGCGCGGGTTCGCAGCAGGTGGAACGCGCTGGCGCGACGATGCAGGAGATCGTGGCCTCGGTGAAGCGGGTGACCGACATCATGGGCGAGATCTCGGCGGCGTCGGAAGAGCAATCCAGCGGCATCGACCAGGTGAACCGCGCGGTGTCGCAGATGGACGAGGTGACGCAGCAGAACGCGGCGCTGGTGGAAGAGGCGGCCGCAGCCGCGGGATCGCTGCAGGAGCAGGCGGAGCGCCTGGCCGAAGCGGTGGCCGTGTTCAAGATCAACGCGGGCGAAGTGATCGAAGTCCCGGCGCACCAGTTGGCCGGCCAGCGCCGCGCGCCGCGCATGCCTGCTCCGGTCGCTCCCGCGGCTTCCGCCGCGCAGGCGGAATCGCCCGTCCCGGCAGCCAAGGCAGTTCCGGCCGCACGTTTGACGCATTCCGCGCGCGCCAAGCCGGCCGCGGCCGAAGGGGCGACGGCGGCCCGGCCGCTACGCCGTCCCGCAGTGCGTCCGGCAGCCGCATCCGAGGTGAAGCCCGCGCCGGCGCCGAGCCGCCGGGCTGCGCCAGCGGATGACGATTGGGAATCTTTCTGACACCGGCCTGGCCGGTAAATGGGTAGGGTATGCGAGGCTATATACATCTTTTGGCGGCGGCCGCGATAGCGGTGTTTCTGGCCGGCTGCGCGGCGACGGGGCATAACTTCGACCCGGGCAAGCTGTCGATGCTGACGCCGGGGCAGACGACGCTGGAAGAGGCTTCGCGCACGCTCACCGCCCCGCCCGACAAGCTCTATAAGCAGACCGACGGCACGCTGCTCGCGCTCTGGGCCTTCAAAATCACCTTCGTCGCGGACGGCTTGTACAGCCGCAAGGAAGCGCTGTTGCAGTTCGGCCCGGACGGCCGGCTGCTGCGCCTCGTCGACAGTACCAATATCTTGCTGGAACCTTGGGAACGCCAGAAGCTGCTGGGACCCGCGCCTATGCCTGACCTGCGTCAGGACATGGCGCCATCCCCCGTGGCGCCCGAGGTGCAGACCATCTACATCCCGGGTCCGGGTGAACCGACCGGGTTGCAGCCTCAGGGCAAATAGCGCCCTGTAGTCCAGCGGGGAGCATCGCGGCGCGCGCCGCGATGTACGTCGCCCGAAGTGCATGCCTCGTGTAACAAGGCATGTCGATCGGGTGGTTTTTCATTTGGTCAGAGTAGTTCCTGAGGGATGGGGAAATAATATGGAAGCGAGTCTCGAATCCGGTGCGAAATCCGGCAAGGTCGGAAAGAAGAAGGCCGCGCGCGCGCCCAAGGTGAAGCGCAAGCTGCGGTTGCGCGATGCCCGCGTCGGCACCATGTTGCTGTGGGTCATGGCGTTCTTCGCCGTGTTGATCGCGGCGGTGGGTGGTCTGGCCGCGTACTTCCTGCAGAGCAACTATGAGTCGATCCGCGAGGTCAATGCCTTGACCGAGCGTTCCAAGCAGGTCGAAGTGATCAACAGCGACATGCTGCGCGCGCGGGTTGCCCTGATGGTTGCCGCGCGCCACCTCCAGGAATCCGGCTGGGGCAGCGGAGAGAACTCGGCCCGCGACGCCGCCGCGGCCTTGAAGGGCGCCACGGATCTGCTGACCGGCGTGCGTAGCCGCTTCGCCGATTTCCAGAAGAACATGCTGCAGGATGACACCGGCCGTCAGCTGTCGATGAATCTGGTGCGCCGCTACCGCTCGTACATCGACGACGGCGTGGACACCATGGTCGAAGCTTTGCGCAGCGAAGACTATTCCACCTTCTATATGGTGAACAACGAGTACGGCACGCCCCGCAGCGCCGCCTTCATCGAGGCGCTCAGCGAGTTCGGCAAGTACATCGGCGACCAACAGCAAGCCACGATCGACGAGGCCGAAGCCAATTTCAACCTCGCCATGGTGGCAGTGGGCGTGGCCGTCGGCCTGGCGGTGCTGCTGATGATCCTGGCCCGCATCGTGTTCGGCCGCCTGGTGGTACGCCCCTTGGTGGAAGCCGGTCAGCATTTCGACAAGATTGCTGCGGGAGACCTGACCAGCCGAGTGGAGGTGCGTTCGCACAATGAGATCGGCCAGCTGTTCGCCGCACTCAAGCGCATGCAGGAAAGCTTGACCCGCACCGTGTCGGTAGTGCGCCGCGGCGTCGACGAGATTACGGTGGGTTCGCGTGAGATCTCTGCTGGTAACACCGACCTGTCCAGCCGCACGGAAGAACAGGCCGCCTCGCTGGAGGAAACTGCAGCCTCGATGGAAGAACTGGCTTCGACCGTGAAGCAGAACGCCGACAATGCGCGCCAGGCCAATCAGCTGGCGGCCAGCGCTTCGGACGTGGCCGAGCGCGGCGGTTCGGCGGTGTCGGAAGTGGTCAGCACGATGCAAGGCATTTCGGCCAGCTCGCGCAAGATTTCCGAGATCGTGTCGGTGATCGACGGCATCGCCTTCCAGACCAACATCCTGGCGCTGAACGCCGCGGTGGAAGCGGCGCGCGCAGGCGAGCAGGGCAAGGGCTTTGCGGTGGTGGCGGGCGAAGTGCGTTCGCTGGCGCAGCGCAGCGCCCAGGCGGCCAAGGAAATCAAGGGCCTGATCGAGGACTCGGTGACCAAGGTCGGCGCGGGTTCACAGCAGGTGGAACGCGCTGGCGCGACGATGCAGGAGATCGTGGCCTCGGTGAAGCGGGTGACCGACATCATGGGCGAGATCTCGGCGGCGTCGGAAGAGCAATCCAGCGGCATCGACCAGGTGAACCGCGCGGTGTCGCAGATGGACGAGGTGACGCAGCAGAACGCGGCGCTGGTGGAAGAGGCGGCCGCAGCCGCGGGTTCGCTGCAAGAGCAGGCGCAACGCCTGGCCGAAGCAGTGGCCGTGTTCAAGATCAACGCGGGCGAAGTCATCGAAGTTCCCGCACACCAACTGTCGGGTGGCTACGCCGCGCCGACGCTGACGCAGGCGTGACGCCAGCCTTTTGACGTCTGCAACAGGACCGCGGCCGCGCATCAGCGCGGCCGCGGTCCATGTGCTTTACGCCTTGGCGCGCGCAGAACTCGTGCGCACGTTAAGTTTTCGAAAATTTGGCCGTTAACAACAATAACGCCTGAAAAGGGCGGTGAACAGTGTTCGAAAATCGGGGCCGTGCCGGCCCGAATTTGACGAAGCTGGCGGGGGAACACGTCTATGCGGGGCGTCAGATCCGGTTTGCTCGCCGATATTCATTCGCTGCCCGACATGATGTACCCGGAGGCAAGCTGTGCGCGTCAACCTACCCGTCCACAATGTAGAAACCAAGCTGCGCGAGGATCAGTACTTGATCTCGCGCACGGATACGAAGGGCCGGATCGTCTATGCGAATCCGGCCTTTGTCGAAGTCAGCGGCTTCTCTCGAGAAGAGCTCATCGGCAAGCCGCACAACATCGTGCGCCATCCCGACATGCCGCCCGAAGCCTACGAAGATTTGTGGGAGACGCTGCAAGCGGGTGAATCGTGGCTGGGGCTGGTGAAGAACCGGCGCAAGGACGGCGGCTACTACTGGGTGCTGGCCAACGCGACGCCCATCGTCGAGAACGGCGAGGTCGTGGCGTACTCCTCGGTGCGGGTACGGCCGTCCGAGGAGCAGGTCGAAATGGCCGAGGACCTGTACGCCCGTATCCGTGAGGGTACGGCCCGGGGCGTGCGCATCCTGCGCGGGCGTCCGGTGCGCGCCGGTTGGCGCCGTGGCCTGGACGTGCTGACGTTCGCTTTCCGCAGCAATGTCCGTAGCCGCATGCTGCGCCATGCGCTGCTGTCTTCAGCCATCGTCGCCGGCGCAGGCTTTTATGGCCTGCGGACCAACTGGGCGGAACTGAGCACTTGGGGCGCAAGCGTCGGCTGCGCGGCCATCGCACTGGGCGTCATCGCCATCTTCGGCATGGGCTGGCGCTTGTCCCGGTCGCTGCTGGACCCCATGGTGGATGCCGCCAATATGGCGCGCCAGGTCGCAGCCGGCAACCTGACCACGCAGATCGTGGCGGATTCCGATGACGAGATCGGGAGCTTGAAGTTCTCGCTCGAAGTGATGCGCAAAAGCCTGATCGGGATTGCTCAGGACGTGTACCGCGGCATCGAAGGCACGACCCATGCCGCGGCGCATATCGCGCGCGGCAACCAGGAGCTGGCGGGCCGCACCGAAGGCCAGGCGGCGTCCTTGCAGCAGACTGCCGCCAGCATGGAACAGCTGACCTCCACGGTGCGGCAGAACGCCGACAATGCGCGCCAGGCCAACCAGCTTGCGGCCAGCAGCATGGAAGTGGCGCGCAAGGGCGGTGTGGCGGTGGGGCAGGTGGTGAACACCATGCACGGTATTTCGGACAGCTCGCGCAAGATCGCCGACATCGTCAGCATCATCGAGGGCATTGCCTTCCAGACCAATATCCTGGCTCTGAACGCGGCGGTCGAGGCGGCCCGCGCCGGGGAGTCCGGCAAGGGCTTCGCCGTGGTGGCGGGCGAGGTCCGCAGCCTGGCGCAGAAGAGCGCCCAGGCCGCCAAGGAGGTCAAGGGCCTGATCGAGGACTCGGTGGAGCGCGTGACCGAAGGCTCCCAGCAGGCCGAACAGGCGGGCGCGACGATGCAGGATATCGTAGCCGCCGTGCACCGCGTCACCGACATCATCGGCGAGATTTCCCAGGCGTCGCAGGAGCAGTCCAGCGGCATCGAACAGGTGGATACGGCGGTGTCGCAGATGGATGTGATGACGGTGCAGAACACCGCGCTGGTCCAGGACCTGGGCGGTGCCGTCATGCAGCTGGGCAGCCAGTCCGGCGCATTGCGCGAGACGATCCGCGTGTTCCGTCTTACAGGCCAGCAGTAAGGAGGCGGGGCGGTGCCATGCACCGCCTCGGCGTCCGGCGTCGGGCGTCAGCCGGGGCCTCTATTTACCCGCCAGCGCGTCGGCGACCCGGCTCATTGCGGTGAAGCCGGATTCGAACAGCGATTCCAGGAAAGGCCCCGCGTGAGGTAGCACGACAGTCAGAATCGTCACACCGATGATGAGCGTCACTGGAAAGCCGATCGAGAAAACGGACAGCTGTTGCGCCGCGCGATTCAGGATGCCCATGGCCAGGTTGATGGTCAGCAGCGCGCAGATCAGCGGCAACGCCAGCAGCAGGCCGGATATGAAGATGGTCTTGCCCCATTCCACCACGACGCCAAAGCCGTTCTGGTGTAGCTGAATCATGGCGACAGGCAAGGTATCGAAGGACCGTACCAGCGCGGCCAGGACCAGCAGATGGCCGTCCAGCGCCAGGAATGTCAGCATCGCAATGATGTTGAACAGGCGCGACAGCACCGCGGTATTGGCGCCGGAGCTCGGATCGAAGAAGGAAGCGAACGACAGGCCCATCTGCAGGCCCACGAACTCGCCGGCGGTCTGCACGGCGGCGAACACCAGGCGCATCGTGAAGCCCAGTGCAATGCCGATCAACACTTGCTGCATGACCATCCACAGTCCCGTAAACGAACCGGGCGCAATAGGAGGCACCGGATCCAGCGCGGGGCTGATCGCGACGGCCAGGACGAACGACAGCCCGATCTTGACCTTGATGGGAATCAGCGATTCGGAGAACAGCGGCGCGGTGCCCACGAGCGCCAGGATGCGCACGAACGGCCAGAGGAACTGGCCGATCCAGCCGTTGAGCTGCTCGAGCGTGAAGGCGATCATGGAGGGAGGCCCGGCGTCCGGCGGCGGTAGCCGCTCAGGAAACCAGCATGGGGATCTGGCCGATCAACTGCCGGATGTAGTCGACCATGACGCCTATGAGCCAGGGGCCGAGCAGCACCAGCACGCCGCACATGGCCAGCAGCTTCGGAATGAAGGACAGCGTCATTTCGTTGATCTGCGTGGCGGCCTGGAAGATGCTGATGACCAGACCCACCACCAGCGTCACGAGCAGCAGCGGTCCGGCCATCGCCAGGACGATCTTCATCGCCTGGTAGGTCATGGTCATGACGGTTTCTGCGGTCATGGCGATTCTCCTCCAGGTTATTGATAGAAGCTCTGGGCCAGCGAACCCATGAGCAGGTTCCAGCCGTCGGCCAGCACGAAGAGCATCAGCTTGAAGGGCAGCGCCACCGTCACCGGCGGCACCATCATCATGCCCAGCGCCATCAGCACGCTGGCGACGACCAGGTCGATGATGAGAAAGGGGATGAAGATGGTGAAGCCGATCTGAAACGCGGTCTTGAGTTCACTGGTGATGAAGGCCGGCACCAGGATGCGCAGGGGCACCTGCGAGGGGTCTTCCAGGGCAGGCTGCTTCGCCAGGTTGGCGAACAGCGACAGATCGTTTTCGCGTGTCTGGTGCAGCATGAAGGTGCGCAGCGGACCGGCCGCGCGTTCCACGGCGGCTTCGAACTGGATCGATCCCTCGGATAGCGGCTTATAGGCGTCGGTGTAGATCTTGTCGAACACCGGCGACATCGTATAGAAGGTCAGGAACAGCGCGAGGCCGATCAGCACGTGGTTGGGCGGCGACATGGCCGTGCCCATGGCGCTGCGCAGCAGGCCCAGCACGATGATGATGCGGGTGAATCCCGTCATCATCAGCAGCGCGGCGGGCAGGAACGACAGCGACGTCATCAGCAGCAGGGTCTGCATGCTGAGCGAATAGGTTTCGGACCCGTTAGGCCCCGGCGTGGCGGTCAACGCAGGCAAGGTGGCCTGCGCGACGACCCCTGCGGGAAACAGGGCCAGGCCCAGCAGGGCCGCGGCGCCGAGCAGGTGCAGCGCGCCTGGCCGGGCGCGGGCGGGTGTCGTGCTAGTGGGCAAACTCATGGGTATCGCTTGGAGGGCGCGGCAGCGCTAGCGGCGCTTGAGCGCCTGGCCCAGCTTGGCTGCGAAGGCGGCGGCGGGCAAGGTCGAAGCCTCCGGCAATTGGCCGGCGGGCAGGGTGTGCAGGGTGTTGAGCTGGTTCGGGCCGACGCCCACCACCAGCCAGGTGTTCTCGACTTCCACCACCACGATGCTCTGGCGCGGACCGACCGGCAGGCTGGCTACCTGCCGCAGCAGATTGCCGCCGCCGCGCGGGGTCAGCCCCGCGCGGCGCGCCAGCCAGGCCGAAACCAGGATGGCGGCCACCACCAGGATGAGGCCGATGATGACGCGCAGGAGGGCGGAGTCGTCCATGACGCCAGGATCAGCGGCGGTTGTTCAAGCGGTTGATCCGCTCGGACGGCGTGATGATGTCGGTCAGGCGGATGCCGTACTTGTCTTCCACGACCACGACTTCGCCCTGGGCGATCAGGTAGCCGTTGACGAAGATGTCCATCGGCTCGCCGGCCAGGCCGTCCAGCTCGACCACGGAGCCCTGGCCCAGTTGGAGCAGGTTCTTGATGGTCAGGCGGGTGCGCCCCAGCTCGACCGTCAGCTGGACGGGCACGTCCATGATCAGGTCGATGTCGGCGCCGGCGCCGCTAGCGGCGCCAGCCAGCGGCTTGAACACGGATTGCGCCGCCGATTGCGCGGCGGGTGCGGCCGGAGCGGGAGTCGGCGCGGCAGCGGGCGGGGCAGCGGGCGCTGCCGTGGCGGTCTGCTCGGCCATCGCGGCGGCCCAGTCGTCCTGGGGCTTCAGGCCGTCGGCTTGGGTAGGAGGATTGGCGCGGGATTGTTCGGCGAGCGCGTCGGCCCAGTCGTCGGCCGGGGACGAGCCGGTACCGGGCTCGTTCTTGTCAGTCATGGTCAGAGGCCTCGTTGGATTCTGTATCGTGGGTAAACATGTTCTGTACGCGCAGGGCGTACTGGCCGTTGAAGACGCCATAGCCGCATTCCATCAGCGGCACGCCGTCGACGCTGGCGACTATGGTTTCGGGCACGGTCACGGGCAGGACGTCGCCTACCTTCAGGCGCATCAGTTCGCGGATCGACGAGGGGATGCGGGCAAACTCCGCCACCACGTCGATATCGGCGCTGCGCACCTGGCGCGACAATTGCTGCGCCCAGCGCTGGTCCACTTCCTCGAGCGTGGTTTCCTGCAGCGGGCGCGTCAGCAGATCGCGCACCGGCTCGATCATGGAGTAGGGCAGGCAGATGTTCAGGTCGCCGCCGGTCGCGCCGAATTCGATGTGGAAGGAGGTGACGACCACCACTTCATTGTTGCCGGTGATGCTGGCGAACTTGGTGTGCATCTCCGAGCGCACGTACTCGAATTCGATCGGGTAGACGGGGTCCCAGGACTTGCCGTAGCTTTCCAGGGTCAGGTTGAGCAGGCGCCGGATGATGCGCTGTTCGGTCGTGGTGAAGTCGCGGCCTTCGACACGCGTGTGGTAGCGGCCATCGCCGCCGAACAGGCTGTCGATGACCAGGAACACCAGGTTCGGGTCATAGGTGAAGAGCGCCGTGCCGCGCAGGGGTTTCATCTGAATCATGTTCAGATTGCTCGGCACCGGCAGGTTGCGCTCGAAGTCCGCGTATTTCTGGATCTTGATCGAACCCACCGTGATATCGGCGCTGCGACGCATGAAGTTCAGCAGCACGTGGCGCATCTGGCGAGCGAAGCGCTCGTTGATGAGCTCCAGCGTCTGCATGCGGCGCCGCACGACGCGCTCGGGCGAACTCAGGTCGTAGGCGCGGGCGCCGGCGCTCTGGTCCGTGGCGGTTGTTTTGCTGTCGCTTTCGCCGGTGACGCCCGCCAATAGCGCATCAACCTCGTCCTGCGAAAGAAATGCCTCGTAGGCCATGCTTATTGCACCACGAACGCCGTGTACAGCACGTCGGTGACGTACTGGCCGTCCGGCAGGGGCGAGAAGGGGCGATTGACGGCCTGCTTGATGGCGTTGGCCATGTCGGTCTTGCCTTGCTGCGTCTGCACGCCGGTGGGCGATTGCGACGACAGCACCATCAGGATGCGGCTGCGCACTTCAGGCATGTACTTTTCGAGACGCGTGCGGGTCTGCTCGTCGCTCACGCGCAGAGTCAGGCCCACGTGCATGATGCGTTCCGTGTCCGGGTTTTGCAGCGTGACGGTGAAAGGCTCGATCGGCACGAAGATCGGAGCGGGCACGGCGATCGGGCTGGCCGGCGGCGCGACGAAGGTCGTCGGGGTGCCCTGCGGGCCTTGAGCGGGTTGGCCCGGTTGGCCGGGTTGGCCAGGTTCGCCGGCTGGCACCTGGCCGACGCCGAGTTGCACGTTTGCGCTGCTTTGCGGCTGCATGCGCTGGGTGATGAACCAGGTTGCGCCGGCGCTGGCCGCGGCCACGATGAGCAGCACCAGAATCGCCAGCAGGGGGCGAAGAATACGGCCCATGCCGCCAGAGCGGGAAGAAGGCGCGCCGCGCGCAGGCATGGGTGAAGGTTTGGAAGTCGCCATCTCGGTGTCGATGCGTGTTTTGCCGCTGATGAAAACGGGTTCTTAGTGGATGAAAGCATTCTGCCCCAAATGCCGCCTCGGCTTGGAGGCGAAAAACAGGGCGAAAGCCGCGTATCTCAAGCTATTGCTGCGCCGCCCGCAGCCATGGCCGCGAGCGGTGGTGCGCTTGTTTGTCAGGCGAAGGTGTCCACCAGCGCATTGGCGTTGCGCGCGACCGTCACTGCGGCGGGCGCTTCTGCCACGCTGTCGGCGCCTGTCTGGCCGCCGCCGGCATGGCGTTGCGAGCCGTTGCCGCCCTGTTGCGCGAACTCCTGTTGGGCGGCTTGTTCGCCCACGCTGGTCTGGCCCAGCGAGATGCCGGCCTGGGCCAGCGCCTGTTGCAGTTGCGGGAGGGCGGTTTCGATGGCTTGGCGCACCGAGGCGTGGGCCGACACGAACGACGCGCTGGCCACGCCGTCCGTCAGGTTCAGGCTGACGCGCAGCGGACCCAGATCGGGCGGATCGAGGCGCAGTTCGGCAGTCTGCATGCCCTGGCGCGCGCCGTGGCTCATCATGACGACCTGTTGGCCAAGCTCGGTGCCCCAATGAGTGCCGCCAACCGGGGTGGCGACCTGCAGCACGACCGGCACGACGGGGGCGGCGATGGCGGTCTGGTTGGTAATCGGCGCGGCAGGCTGGCGTTGGGTGGTGGCGGCCAGCGCCTGGGCCAGGTGGTCCTGGGCGGAGCCGCCATGCTGGGGCGCCTGGAACTGTTGTTCGGCGCTGACCAGCGCCTGCGGCGACGCGTCGTCGGCGTCCTCGGGCAAGGCGGCGTGGCCGGGTTCGGCGCGCGCATCGCGGGCGGGACGAGGCAGCGCGACCTCCGCGGCGAGTCGCGGCGCTTCGGTCTTGACCGGCGCGGCGGCGGCCGGGGCGCGGACCGGCGCTTGCGTGGCGGCGGGGGCGTCGGTGCCGGGCTTGACTGCCGCAGTGATGACCGGCACGGCGATTTCGGCGTCGCGCGCGGCAAGCGCGGCGGCGGCCTCGGCCTGCGGGGCGGT encodes:
- the fliR gene encoding flagellar biosynthetic protein FliR produces the protein MIAFTLEQLNGWIGQFLWPFVRILALVGTAPLFSESLIPIKVKIGLSFVLAVAISPALDPVPPIAPGSFTGLWMVMQQVLIGIALGFTMRLVFAAVQTAGEFVGLQMGLSFASFFDPSSGANTAVLSRLFNIIAMLTFLALDGHLLVLAALVRSFDTLPVAMIQLHQNGFGVVVEWGKTIFISGLLLALPLICALLTINLAMGILNRAAQQLSVFSIGFPVTLIIGVTILTVVLPHAGPFLESLFESGFTAMSRVADALAGK
- the fliP gene encoding flagellar type III secretion system pore protein FliP (The bacterial flagellar biogenesis protein FliP forms a type III secretion system (T3SS)-type pore required for flagellar assembly.), which gives rise to MSLPTSTTPARARPGALHLLGAAALLGLALFPAGVVAQATLPALTATPGPNGSETYSLSMQTLLLMTSLSFLPAALLMMTGFTRIIIVLGLLRSAMGTAMSPPNHVLIGLALFLTFYTMSPVFDKIYTDAYKPLSEGSIQFEAAVERAAGPLRTFMLHQTRENDLSLFANLAKQPALEDPSQVPLRILVPAFITSELKTAFQIGFTIFIPFLIIDLVVASVLMALGMMMVPPVTVALPFKLMLFVLADGWNLLMGSLAQSFYQ
- the fliO gene encoding flagellar biosynthetic protein FliO translates to MDDSALLRVIIGLILVVAAILVSAWLARRAGLTPRGGGNLLRQVASLPVGPRQSIVVVEVENTWLVVGVGPNQLNTLHTLPAGQLPEASTLPAAAFAAKLGQALKRR
- a CDS encoding methyl-accepting chemotaxis protein — encoded protein: MFSNLKVRTGLMLAQLAVALAALVSIVLGWNSMRANSEAINALDSLSVQQANLIKDAYTQMLRATIRADIAAAQRATGDASGASENTRTVQQLVADAKKKMETFKTIPKTTAVGKSAEGDLISSFNGFADALQAMMSALDKGDSAAYLDLKNTRAGAASGAFSKQLTEFAKDITSYSEEMVSSSRSQAATMAIVYVVLAVLIVAVWLGAFLFMNRVVLRPLRAVSDSFDKIAGGDLTVRVDVASTNEIGTLMAAVKRMQESLTRTVASVRRGVDEINVGSREISAGNTDLSSRTEEQAASLEQTAASMEQLASTVKQNADNARQANQLAASASDVAERGGSAVSEVVNTMQEISASSRKISEIVSVIDGIAFQTNILALNAAVEAARAGEQGKGFAVVAGEVRSLAQRSAQAAKEIKGLIEDSVTKVGAGSQQVERAGATMQEIVASVKRVTDIMGEISAASEEQSSGIDQVNRAVSQMDEVTQQNAALVEEAAAAAGSLQEQAERLAEAVAVFKINAGEVIEVPAHQLAGQRRAPRMPAPVAPAASAAQAESPVPAAKAVPAARLTHSARAKPAAAEGATAARPLRRPAVRPAAASEVKPAPAPSRRAAPADDDWESF
- the fliN gene encoding flagellar motor switch protein FliN; amino-acid sequence: MTDKNEPGTGSSPADDWADALAEQSRANPPTQADGLKPQDDWAAAMAEQTATAAPAAPPAAAPTPAPAAPAAQSAAQSVFKPLAGAASGAGADIDLIMDVPVQLTVELGRTRLTIKNLLQLGQGSVVELDGLAGEPMDIFVNGYLIAQGEVVVVEDKYGIRLTDIITPSERINRLNNRR
- a CDS encoding PAS domain-containing methyl-accepting chemotaxis protein, which encodes MRVNLPVHNVETKLREDQYLISRTDTKGRIVYANPAFVEVSGFSREELIGKPHNIVRHPDMPPEAYEDLWETLQAGESWLGLVKNRRKDGGYYWVLANATPIVENGEVVAYSSVRVRPSEEQVEMAEDLYARIREGTARGVRILRGRPVRAGWRRGLDVLTFAFRSNVRSRMLRHALLSSAIVAGAGFYGLRTNWAELSTWGASVGCAAIALGVIAIFGMGWRLSRSLLDPMVDAANMARQVAAGNLTTQIVADSDDEIGSLKFSLEVMRKSLIGIAQDVYRGIEGTTHAAAHIARGNQELAGRTEGQAASLQQTAASMEQLTSTVRQNADNARQANQLAASSMEVARKGGVAVGQVVNTMHGISDSSRKIADIVSIIEGIAFQTNILALNAAVEAARAGESGKGFAVVAGEVRSLAQKSAQAAKEVKGLIEDSVERVTEGSQQAEQAGATMQDIVAAVHRVTDIIGEISQASQEQSSGIEQVDTAVSQMDVMTVQNTALVQDLGGAVMQLGSQSGALRETIRVFRLTGQQ
- the fliM gene encoding flagellar motor switch protein FliM, with the protein product MAYEAFLSQDEVDALLAGVTGESDSKTTATDQSAGARAYDLSSPERVVRRRMQTLELINERFARQMRHVLLNFMRRSADITVGSIKIQKYADFERNLPVPSNLNMIQMKPLRGTALFTYDPNLVFLVIDSLFGGDGRYHTRVEGRDFTTTEQRIIRRLLNLTLESYGKSWDPVYPIEFEYVRSEMHTKFASITGNNEVVVVTSFHIEFGATGGDLNICLPYSMIEPVRDLLTRPLQETTLEEVDQRWAQQLSRQVRSADIDVVAEFARIPSSIRELMRLKVGDVLPVTVPETIVASVDGVPLMECGYGVFNGQYALRVQNMFTHDTESNEASDHD
- the fliQ gene encoding flagellar biosynthesis protein FliQ — encoded protein: MTAETVMTMTYQAMKIVLAMAGPLLLVTLVVGLVISIFQAATQINEMTLSFIPKLLAMCGVLVLLGPWLIGVMVDYIRQLIGQIPMLVS
- the fliL gene encoding flagellar basal body-associated protein FliL, which encodes MATSKPSPMPARGAPSSRSGGMGRILRPLLAILVLLIVAAASAGATWFITQRMQPQSSANVQLGVGQVPAGEPGQPGQPGQPAQGPQGTPTTFVAPPASPIAVPAPIFVPIEPFTVTLQNPDTERIMHVGLTLRVSDEQTRTRLEKYMPEVRSRILMVLSSQSPTGVQTQQGKTDMANAIKQAVNRPFSPLPDGQYVTDVLYTAFVVQ
- a CDS encoding methyl-accepting chemotaxis protein, with protein sequence MEASLESGAKSGKVGKKKAARAPKVKRKLRLRDARVGTMLLWVMAFFAVLIAAVGGLAAYFLQSNYESIREVNALTERSKQVEVINSDMLRARVALMVAARHLQESGWGSGENSARDAAAALKGATDLLTGVRSRFADFQKNMLQDDTGRQLSMNLVRRYRSYIDDGVDTMVEALRSEDYSTFYMVNNEYGTPRSAAFIEALSEFGKYIGDQQQATIDEAEANFNLAMVAVGVAVGLAVLLMILARIVFGRLVVRPLVEAGQHFDKIAAGDLTSRVEVRSHNEIGQLFAALKRMQESLTRTVSVVRRGVDEITVGSREISAGNTDLSSRTEEQAASLEETAASMEELASTVKQNADNARQANQLAASASDVAERGGSAVSEVVSTMQGISASSRKISEIVSVIDGIAFQTNILALNAAVEAARAGEQGKGFAVVAGEVRSLAQRSAQAAKEIKGLIEDSVTKVGAGSQQVERAGATMQEIVASVKRVTDIMGEISAASEEQSSGIDQVNRAVSQMDEVTQQNAALVEEAAAAAGSLQEQAQRLAEAVAVFKINAGEVIEVPAHQLSGGYAAPTLTQA